One Malus sylvestris chromosome 14, drMalSylv7.2, whole genome shotgun sequence DNA segment encodes these proteins:
- the LOC126599980 gene encoding transcription factor MYBS1-like, whose product MSSSSVWSKEEDKAFENAIAMHWIDENSEEQWEKIAELVPSKSMEELKQHYQMLVDDVGAIEAGRVSPPNYTADETANTVSSSKDSGHRASSSGASASDKRLNCGHGGGFLGSVHDSASHGGKGGSRADQERKKGIPWTEEEHRLFLLGLDKFGKGDWRSISRNFVISRTPTQVASHAQKYFIRLNSMNRDRRRSSIHDITSVNHGDVSSHQQPPITGQQTSTYAPTAATTIGVGVGPQSVKHRPQPHMAGLGMYGAPMGHPVSAPPGHMASAVGTPVMLPPGHHPHAHPPYVVPVAYPMAHPTMHQ is encoded by the exons ATGTCGAGTTCTAGCGTTTGGAGCAAAGAAGAAGACAAAGCGTTCGAGAACGCAATTGCCATGCATTGGATCGATGAAAATTCAGAAGAACAGTGGGAAAAGATTGCTGAGTTGGTTCCAAGCAAAAGCATGGAGGAGTTAAAGCAACACTACCAAATGCTAGTCGACGACGTGGGTGCAATCGAGGCGGGGCGAGTGTCCCCGCCTAACTACACAGCTGATGAAACTGCTAATACAGTATCGTCCAGTAAGGACAGTGGCCATCGTGCTTCTTCTTCCGGGGCTTCGGCTTCTGATAAGAGATTGAATTGCGGTCACGGAGGTGGGTTTTTGGGTTCAGTTCACGACTCCGCTAGCCATGGCGGTAAGGGAGGATCGAGGGCGGACCAAGAGAGGAAGAAGGGGATACCATGGACTGAAGAAGAACACAG GTTATTTCTACTTGGTCTAGACAAGTTTGGGAAAGGGGATTGGAGAAGCATTTCAAGAAACTTTGTCATTTCCAGAACTCCAACTCAAGTAGCAAGCCACGCACAAAAATATTTCATCCGTTTGAACTCCATGAACAGAGACAGGAGGAGATCAAGCATCCATGACATTACAAGCGTCAACCACGGAGACGTTTCATCTCACCAGCAGCCGCCAATTACCGGGCAGCAGACCAGTACGTACGCACCAACTGCGGCCACCACGATAGGAGTAGGAGTAGGACCGCAGTCGGTGAAGCACAGGCCTCAGCCACACATGGCAGGTTTAGGGATGTATGGAGCACCAATGGGGCACCCGGTTTCTGCTCCTCCGGGGCATATGGCGTCCGCCGTGGGCACTCCAGTTATGCTTCCTCCAGGCCACCACCCCCATGCCCATCCTCCTTACGTCGTCCCAGTTGCTTACCCAATGGCACATCCAACAATGCACCAATAA